A single genomic interval of Halobacillus halophilus DSM 2266 harbors:
- the recN gene encoding DNA repair protein RecN has protein sequence MLTELSIRDFAIIDHISITFKEGLTVLTGETGAGKSIIIDAIQLLSGGRGSVEFVRHGAKKAEIEGLFTVEADHPIHSKTEQFGVDISEDGMVVLNRAITHQGKSICRVNGKLVTLGILKEFGRALIDIHSQHETQSLMDPERHIELLDLFASSEMKSSMQEYRRVYEKYRTLVNRYKELSENEQEMAQRLDLLEFQLHELQEAELQPKEDEELSEERTKLNNYEKIYQGIHDAYYSLYGEQKGLDWLSHAMTSLESTGDFDDSLAKMSEELSNSYYLIEELTFQLSSQMENLEFDPERLNQIESRLNELNRLKKKYGADVEEMLEYASRIEEEIDEIKNKDSRLANMESQIDELGQDAVLEAKDLHDIRKHVSELLAGYIHDELKDLYLEKAAFDVDISIKEGKQSDPVLDGKPVRLQSNGFDHVKFLITTNPGEPLREIHKVASGGEMSRIMLALKRIFSRHQGVTSVIFDEVDTGVSGRVAQAIAEKIYGISEGSQVLCISHLPQVAAMADTHVRIEKRVDNDRTYTGVSELSHQEKADELSRMITGAELTETTLEHARELLEMAHKHKLNK, from the coding sequence ATGCTAACTGAATTATCAATTCGTGACTTTGCAATCATCGATCATATTTCAATCACTTTTAAGGAAGGTTTGACAGTATTAACAGGTGAAACAGGAGCTGGTAAGTCAATTATCATTGATGCCATACAATTATTATCCGGTGGAAGAGGCTCAGTGGAGTTTGTACGGCATGGAGCAAAAAAAGCCGAAATTGAAGGTTTATTTACCGTGGAAGCGGATCATCCTATTCATAGCAAGACGGAACAATTCGGTGTAGATATTAGTGAAGATGGAATGGTCGTTCTTAATCGGGCAATTACTCATCAAGGGAAAAGTATTTGCCGGGTTAACGGTAAATTAGTAACTCTTGGGATACTAAAAGAATTTGGCCGGGCTCTGATTGATATCCATAGTCAACATGAGACGCAATCGCTAATGGATCCGGAGAGACACATTGAACTTCTGGATTTATTTGCTTCCTCAGAAATGAAGTCTTCTATGCAGGAGTACCGCCGTGTTTATGAAAAATATCGTACGTTGGTGAATCGATATAAAGAACTAAGTGAAAATGAACAAGAAATGGCTCAGCGACTTGATCTTTTAGAGTTTCAGCTTCATGAACTTCAAGAAGCGGAACTTCAACCGAAAGAAGATGAGGAATTAAGTGAAGAACGAACTAAATTAAATAATTATGAAAAGATTTATCAAGGTATCCATGATGCTTACTATTCTTTATATGGAGAGCAAAAAGGTCTGGATTGGTTAAGTCACGCGATGACTTCTTTGGAAAGCACAGGTGATTTTGATGACAGTCTGGCTAAAATGTCAGAAGAGCTTTCCAATTCGTATTACTTAATCGAGGAATTGACCTTTCAATTAAGTTCACAAATGGAGAACCTGGAGTTTGATCCTGAACGGTTAAATCAAATTGAATCCAGATTGAATGAATTGAATCGATTAAAGAAGAAGTATGGTGCAGACGTCGAGGAGATGCTGGAATATGCATCCAGAATAGAGGAAGAGATAGACGAGATTAAAAATAAAGATTCACGACTTGCCAATATGGAAAGTCAAATTGATGAACTGGGGCAGGACGCGGTATTAGAGGCGAAGGATCTGCATGATATTCGGAAGCATGTTTCAGAATTATTAGCTGGTTATATTCATGATGAGCTAAAGGATTTATATTTGGAAAAAGCTGCTTTCGATGTTGATATTTCTATAAAAGAAGGAAAACAGTCTGATCCTGTCCTGGATGGTAAACCAGTCCGTTTGCAATCGAATGGTTTTGACCATGTTAAATTTTTAATTACGACTAATCCAGGGGAACCTCTAAGAGAAATACATAAAGTAGCTTCCGGAGGGGAAATGTCTAGAATTATGCTTGCTCTCAAACGCATTTTCTCACGACATCAAGGAGTAACAAGCGTCATTTTTGATGAAGTGGATACAGGAGTAAGCGGCCGCGTGGCTCAAGCTATAGCTGAAAAAATTTATGGAATATCAGAAGGTTCTCAGGTTCTTTGTATTTCTCATTTACCTCAAGTGGCTGCGATGGCAGATACTCATGTAAGAATTGAAAAACGAGTAGATAATGATCGTACTTACACCGGGGTTTCGGAATTGTCTCATCAGGAAAAAGCTGATGAGTTATCTCGCATGATTACAGGAGCTGAATTGACGGAGACAACTCTTGAGCATGCAAGAGAATTGTTAGAGATGGCACATAAACATAAATTAAATAAATGA
- the spoIVB gene encoding SpoIVB peptidase, whose protein sequence is MNHKLTSKHICGSVLLLLMLILPLFSPLQKYLAIPTEVKVTTSAEIEAAPVSSHPNEAWTAFSSTNDNQVFHEFAGVPLKKTDIKKMKDIRLIPGGQSVGVELHTKGVLVVGHHLVTGEADEKTSPGEDARVQVGDILLKGNGEELNSMEDLSSLVKDAGKDGKAIKFTLKRNKEIMTTTLNPSFNKQEKEYQIGLYIRDSAAGIGTMTFYHPDSKKYGALGHVISDMDTKKPIEIHEGTIVRSHVTSIEKGSQGVPGEKRAEFSLKDDRLGTITKNTPFGIFGELDGSMDNKSYPNGLPVGYAEQVEEGPAKILTVLDGDKMQTFDVEIVSNMPKKSPVTKGMIVKITDPKLLDKTGGIVQGMSGSPIIQNGKIIGAVTHVFVNDPTSGYGVHIEWMLQEAGIEIYEKQQKAS, encoded by the coding sequence TTGAATCATAAGTTGACAAGTAAACATATATGTGGTTCTGTTCTCCTGCTGTTGATGCTTATATTACCTTTATTCAGCCCCCTTCAGAAATATCTTGCTATTCCAACAGAAGTGAAAGTAACTACTTCTGCTGAAATAGAGGCAGCACCGGTTTCAAGTCATCCTAATGAAGCCTGGACAGCATTTTCATCTACAAATGACAACCAGGTATTTCATGAATTTGCCGGCGTTCCTTTGAAGAAAACGGACATAAAAAAAATGAAGGATATCCGATTAATCCCTGGAGGACAATCGGTAGGCGTAGAATTACACACAAAAGGAGTCCTGGTTGTGGGACACCATCTTGTAACGGGAGAAGCGGATGAGAAAACATCTCCAGGGGAAGACGCCCGTGTTCAAGTCGGGGATATTTTGTTAAAAGGAAATGGTGAGGAACTCAATAGTATGGAGGATCTATCCTCCCTTGTAAAAGATGCAGGGAAAGATGGAAAAGCCATAAAATTCACGTTAAAAAGAAATAAAGAGATCATGACAACGACATTAAATCCATCGTTTAACAAACAGGAAAAGGAATATCAGATCGGGTTATATATCCGTGATTCTGCAGCTGGAATTGGAACGATGACGTTCTACCATCCAGATAGTAAAAAATATGGAGCTTTAGGCCATGTCATTTCAGATATGGATACGAAAAAGCCTATTGAAATTCATGAAGGAACCATTGTACGCTCTCACGTTACGTCCATTGAAAAAGGAAGTCAGGGCGTTCCTGGTGAAAAACGGGCTGAATTTTCCTTAAAGGATGACCGTTTAGGTACGATCACAAAGAATACACCTTTCGGCATCTTTGGAGAATTAGATGGCTCGATGGATAATAAATCCTATCCAAATGGTCTGCCTGTAGGCTATGCTGAGCAGGTAGAAGAAGGACCTGCAAAGATTCTTACGGTGTTGGATGGAGACAAAATGCAGACGTTTGATGTAGAAATTGTCAGCAATATGCCTAAGAAAAGCCCTGTAACAAAAGGTATGATTGTAAAAATTACCGACCCTAAACTGTTGGATAAAACGGGGGGAATTGTACAGGGAATGAGTGGAAGTCCTATTATTCAAAATGGAAAAATTATTGGTGCAGTTACTCATGTGTTCGTTAATGATCCTACTAGCGGATATGGAGTCCATATTGAGTGGATGCTTCAAGAAGCCGGTATCGAAATATATGAAAAACAACAAAAAGCAAGTTAA
- the ahrC gene encoding transcriptional regulator AhrC/ArgR: MNKGQRHIKIRELITNDDIETQDELVDRLKGMGYNVTQATVSRDIKELHLVKVPMMDGRYKYSLPADQRFNPFEKLKRLMMDAFVSIDRAGHFIILKTLPGNANAVGALVDNLEWEEIMGTICGDDTCLIICRSEHQTETISEQLLNML; encoded by the coding sequence ATGAACAAGGGACAGCGTCACATAAAGATACGAGAGTTGATTACCAATGATGATATTGAAACACAAGATGAACTGGTGGATCGTTTAAAGGGTATGGGATATAACGTAACACAGGCGACAGTTTCCCGAGATATTAAGGAACTCCACCTTGTGAAAGTACCTATGATGGATGGCCGTTATAAATACAGCCTCCCGGCGGATCAACGTTTTAATCCGTTTGAAAAGCTCAAGCGATTAATGATGGATGCTTTTGTTAGTATCGATCGAGCTGGCCACTTTATCATTTTAAAAACCCTTCCTGGTAATGCTAATGCTGTAGGAGCACTTGTAGATAATTTAGAGTGGGAAGAGATAATGGGTACAATTTGCGGGGATGATACTTGTTTAATCATCTGCCGAAGTGAGCACCAGACTGAAACTATAAGTGAACAATTGCTAAATATGCTATAA
- the spo0A gene encoding sporulation transcription factor Spo0A yields the protein MEKIKVCLADDNRELVKLLQEYFEDTNDIDVIDASYNGKDCLQMVEEKKPDVLILDIIMPHLDGLAVLGKLKEFDKQPEVIMLTAFGQEEVTKKAVELGAAYFMMKPFDLDHLAEQVRQIKHAGDPINRALGSSYTSTKSKKPDLDTSITHIIHEVGVPAHIKGYQYLREAITMVYRDLELLGSITKVLYPDIATKYNTTASRVERAIRHAIEVAWNRGNIDAISSLFGYTISHTKAKPTNSEFIAMVADRLRLEHKAS from the coding sequence ATGGAAAAAATAAAAGTATGTTTAGCGGATGATAATAGGGAGTTAGTCAAACTTCTTCAGGAATATTTTGAAGACACCAATGATATCGATGTAATCGATGCCAGCTACAATGGTAAAGATTGTCTGCAAATGGTAGAAGAAAAGAAGCCTGACGTGTTAATCCTGGATATTATTATGCCTCACTTAGATGGACTGGCTGTACTTGGAAAGCTGAAAGAATTTGATAAACAGCCAGAAGTCATTATGCTAACGGCATTTGGGCAGGAAGAAGTGACTAAAAAAGCTGTAGAACTAGGTGCTGCCTATTTTATGATGAAGCCTTTTGACCTGGATCATCTTGCGGAACAGGTTAGACAAATCAAGCATGCTGGTGATCCAATTAACCGTGCACTTGGCAGCAGTTACACCTCAACCAAATCTAAAAAGCCGGATCTTGACACAAGTATTACTCACATTATTCATGAAGTTGGCGTCCCAGCTCATATCAAAGGCTATCAATATTTAAGGGAAGCCATTACGATGGTTTATCGTGATCTTGAACTCCTTGGATCCATTACAAAAGTCCTCTATCCCGACATTGCTACTAAATACAATACTACAGCCTCAAGAGTCGAACGTGCCATTCGTCATGCGATCGAAGTGGCGTGGAATCGTGGAAATATCGATGCTATATCTTCTTTATTCGGCTACACCATCTCGCATACAAAGGCCAAGCCGACAAACAGTGAATTCATTGCGATGGTTGCTGATCGTCTACGTTTAGAGCATAAGGCTTCGTAA